The following are from one region of the Magallana gigas chromosome 6, xbMagGiga1.1, whole genome shotgun sequence genome:
- the LOC117680356 gene encoding mucin-2-like isoform X2: MGTGMLRAGSSRRSKTKSPYARPARSTRSMPATDQTRGPALATDQARATDPTLPTDQATTSSVQTIPQVPSSVPNACGMYSSPPAQMSTMPALEPQHSQPQGTSMSTVTSPLVAQHVAQIQAVGTMGRLPSLSSTYSILEPFEGFCQQ; this comes from the exons ATGGGCACTGGAATGTTGAGAGCGGGATCGTCTCGCCGATCGAAAACAAAGTCCCCTTACGCGAGACCTGCTCGATCAACACGATCCATGCCGGCCACGGACCAAACACGTGGCCCCGCACTGGCCACAGACCAAGCACGTGCTACAGACCCCACTCTGCCCACAGATCAAGCTACGACGTCAAGTGTCCAAACCATCCCCCAAGTTCCAAGCAGTGTCCCTAATGCCTGTGGAATGTATAGCTCACCGCCTGCGCAGATGTCAACTATGCCTGCATTAGAGCCTCAACACAGTCAACCGCAAGGAACCAGTATGTCTACTGTAACATCACCTCTGGTGGCTCAACACG TGGCGCAGATTCAGGCAGTTGGCACCATGGGCAGACTGCCATCCTTATCCAGTACCTACTCAATTTTGGAGCCTTTTGAAGG GTTTTGCCAACAGTGA
- the LOC117680356 gene encoding uncharacterized protein isoform X3, whose amino-acid sequence MGTGMLRAGSSRRSKTKSPYARPARSTRSMPATDQTRGPALATDQARATDPTLPTDQATTSSVQTIPQVPSSVPNACGMYSSPPAQMSTMPALEPQHSQPQGTSMSTVTSPLVAQHDIVMAFKKFEKKSMVVVMRTDTLMRVLAQF is encoded by the exons ATGGGCACTGGAATGTTGAGAGCGGGATCGTCTCGCCGATCGAAAACAAAGTCCCCTTACGCGAGACCTGCTCGATCAACACGATCCATGCCGGCCACGGACCAAACACGTGGCCCCGCACTGGCCACAGACCAAGCACGTGCTACAGACCCCACTCTGCCCACAGATCAAGCTACGACGTCAAGTGTCCAAACCATCCCCCAAGTTCCAAGCAGTGTCCCTAATGCCTGTGGAATGTATAGCTCACCGCCTGCGCAGATGTCAACTATGCCTGCATTAGAGCCTCAACACAGTCAACCGCAAGGAACCAGTATGTCTACTGTAACATCACCTCTGGTGGCTCAACACG ATATCGTCATGgcgtttaaaaagtttgaaaagaaATCCATGGTTGTGGTGATGAGGACAGATACATTGATGAGAGTGTTGGCGCAATTTTGA
- the LOC117680356 gene encoding uncharacterized protein isoform X1 — translation MGTGMLRAGSSRRSKTKSPYARPARSTRSMPATDQTRGPALATDQARATDPTLPTDQATTSSVQTIPQVPSSVPNACGMYSSPPAQMSTMPALEPQHSQPQGTSMSTVTSPLVAQHDSIWIVGSSLIKRAEQYASLSTEFGTDLSLPNVSVLWKGVSGLSFDSVADIICDLRSKYPHPRFLVIHAGGNDIGKDDNPLSRQQKFIKKVMVNLSTDMPSTCIVWSHILPRLYWRHAISNMAAETSRLRINSSVATLVLKIGGASIKYVDIKPNQSNLFLNDGVHLSPSGNHEFVSTMQSALRQFIEGKSLCYPKI, via the exons ATGGGCACTGGAATGTTGAGAGCGGGATCGTCTCGCCGATCGAAAACAAAGTCCCCTTACGCGAGACCTGCTCGATCAACACGATCCATGCCGGCCACGGACCAAACACGTGGCCCCGCACTGGCCACAGACCAAGCACGTGCTACAGACCCCACTCTGCCCACAGATCAAGCTACGACGTCAAGTGTCCAAACCATCCCCCAAGTTCCAAGCAGTGTCCCTAATGCCTGTGGAATGTATAGCTCACCGCCTGCGCAGATGTCAACTATGCCTGCATTAGAGCCTCAACACAGTCAACCGCAAGGAACCAGTATGTCTACTGTAACATCACCTCTGGTGGCTCAACACG ATTCAATATGGATTGTTGGATCATCTCTTATTAAAAGAGCTGAGCAGTATGCATCACTGTCAACAGAGTTTGGTACAGACCTTTCATTACCTAATGTATCAGTGTTATGGAAAGGAGTATCAGGGTTAAGTTTTGACAGTGTTGCCGATATCATTTGTGACTTGCGATCAAAATATCCACATCCAAGGTTTCTGGTCATCCATGCAGGTGGAAATGACATTGGTAAAGATGATAACCCATTATCTAGACaacaaaagtttataaaaaaagttatgGTCAATTTGAGTACGGATATGCCTTCAACATGCATTGTTTGGTCACATATATTACCTAGATTATATTGGCGACATGCCATTTCAAACATGGCAGCAGAGACATCTAGGCTTAGGATAAATAGTTCTGTGGCCACTCTTGTTTTGAAGATAGGTGGTGCTTCaattaaatatgttgacattaaACCCAATCAAAGTAATCTCTTTCTGAATGACGGGGTTCATTTGTCGCCTTCGGGCAATCATGAATTTGTGTCAACCATGCAGTCAGCTCTAAGGCAATTTATTGAGGGTAAAAGTTTATGTTATCCAAAGATATGA